The DNA window GACAGTATTGTTCCAGCACTGCCCGTAACATTTCAAGGTTGACAGGTTTGGCAACGAACACGTCCATGCCTGCGGCGCGACACAACTCTTCATCTTTTTCCATGGCACTGGCGGTGAGCGCCACCACCGGAACTCGTAACCGATTGTTTTTCTGCTCCCAGGCACGCAGCCTTTTTGTGGCTTCGAATCCGTCCATCTGGGGCATCAGGCAATCCATGAAAATCAGGTCAAACGAATTCTGTTGCCAGAGCGACATCGCCGCCTCGCCATCATTGGCGGCAGTGACCTCGCAGCCCAGTTTTTCAAGAAGCCGCTGGGTAAGAATGCGGTTCACCGGATTGTCTTCAACCAAAAGCACGTTCATGCGACCGCAAGGCAGTTCGTAGCGGGTCGCGCTTGGGTCGGTCAAACCTTTTAGTGAAAATCGCGTGAGGAAGCGCCGTTCCTTCTGTTCGATATCGCTGAATAAGTGGTTAAGAAGCGGGATCAAGTAGGATTCCCGCAAAGCCTTGCTTAAAAATGCATCGGCACCCGCTTGCCGGAAATGCTCGGCATCACCGCGCTGGGGGTTGGATGACAAAATCAAAAGGCGCGTTTCGCGCCACTGAGCGTTGCTGCGAATTTGCCGGCACAGAAGGTCGCAATCCATATCGGGTACAAATCCGTCAAGAATGATGGCATGGAATGGATCGCCGGCATCGCAGGCTTGGCGTAAAGAGGTAAGGGCTTCGCCGGCGGATTTTACGGCTTCAATCTGCAAATCAAAACGGGACAGCATTTCCAGTGTGATCTTGCGGGACAGCTCGTACGAGTCCACCACAAGAATGCGCCGGCCACGTACCATGCTCGAGTCGGGGCGGGTGCGCATGGCGCTGTCGCTGACTTCTTGCAGATTCAGTTCAATCCAAAAAGTAGAGCCTTCGCCTAGACGACTCTCAACATCCAGCGCGCCGCCCATCCGATCAACCAATTGCCGGCAAATCGTCAAGCCCAGGCCAGCACCTGGCAACTGCCGGGTAAACCGTTGGCCCAGCTGTATGTAGGGTTCGTACACCAGCGGCAGCTCTTCGGGATTAATGCCTTCGCCAGTGTCTTCGACAGCCAAGCGTAAGCGAACTTTATTATCTTTGCGGCCGAGCACTTCAACGCTCACCAAAACGTGACCGGAATCGGTAAACTTGATGGCATTGGCCAACAGGTTAATCAACACCTGTCGAATCCGAACCGGGTCGCCCATCACCGCCCACGGCAGGCTCTCATCCACCCGCATTTCCATCGCCAGGCCTTTTTCACGGGCTCTGGCACCCAACATGTGTACAAGATCATTCAGGGTTTCGCGAAGATCGAAGGGGATTTCTTCCAGTTCCAGCTTGCCCGCTTCCATGCTAGAAATGTCGAGCAGGTCGTTGAGAATAGACGACAGATTTTCAGACGCATTAATCAGTGTGCTGACGTATTCGGTT is part of the Marinobacter sp. JH2 genome and encodes:
- a CDS encoding response regulator, producing MLLYSLALSLVATGVQMIGEFERQKSRLESSQSRAVDLISGTLSSNLWVLNYSEVAANLDDLSNVPHIQYVRIQTSTDQEFSSGTNPVGRTISQTFSLDFKSTHLKEPQRVGQLTVVSSVESIYQEILASALVNLLYQSIIVMLGTLGLLLIVRVALSRHLETMADYAAKLNLDALVAPLELRRKKPAQPDELSELEQALNKMRLQILEDTRSLRQISVKTRGERDEAVRANQAKNQFLANVSHELRIPLQSVLGYAHLLADTPLDQEQTEYVSTLINASENLSSILNDLLDISSMEAGKLELEEIPFDLRETLNDLVHMLGARAREKGLAMEMRVDESLPWAVMGDPVRIRQVLINLLANAIKFTDSGHVLVSVEVLGRKDNKVRLRLAVEDTGEGINPEELPLVYEPYIQLGQRFTRQLPGAGLGLTICRQLVDRMGGALDVESRLGEGSTFWIELNLQEVSDSAMRTRPDSSMVRGRRILVVDSYELSRKITLEMLSRFDLQIEAVKSAGEALTSLRQACDAGDPFHAIILDGFVPDMDCDLLCRQIRSNAQWRETRLLILSSNPQRGDAEHFRQAGADAFLSKALRESYLIPLLNHLFSDIEQKERRFLTRFSLKGLTDPSATRYELPCGRMNVLLVEDNPVNRILTQRLLEKLGCEVTAANDGEAAMSLWQQNSFDLIFMDCLMPQMDGFEATKRLRAWEQKNNRLRVPVVALTASAMEKDEELCRAAGMDVFVAKPVNLEMLRAVLEQYCHAPADN